In Centropristis striata isolate RG_2023a ecotype Rhode Island chromosome 5, C.striata_1.0, whole genome shotgun sequence, a single genomic region encodes these proteins:
- the zgc:113278 gene encoding translocating chain-associated membrane protein 1-like 1-like: MGFRKKNKSPPVLSHEFVIQNHADMVSCLAMIILLGLMFEVTAKFAIMFITVQYNVTQVLDEKSDPVNLYQYGPKDVATVFFYLLIAVILHALIQEYILDKMNRRLHLSKTKHSKFNESGQLAAFYLFSFIWGCSILTAEDFATNPTFLWEGYPHTHMVFQVKFFYICQIAYWLHALPELYFQKVRKEDIPRQLYYICLYVVHITGAYVLNLHRLGLVLLVPHYLVELLFHASRLFYFSDENKQKGFTLWALLFVIARLLTLTLSVLTFGFGLPRTENQGFSLAEGNFNVLTIRMTCLAAICLTQAWMMWKFINFQLKKWREHSQNQASKKKAVSPKSKPHKREPTRGGAANGVVKSEDKTSPRARKAKAL; the protein is encoded by the exons ATGGGGTTCCGCAAGAAGAACAAGAGCCCGCCGGTGCTGAGCCACGAGTTTGTGATCCAGAATCACGCCGACATGGTGTCGTGCTTGGCCATGATTATCCTCCTCGGCCTGATGTTCGAG GTTACAGCCAAGTTTGCCATCATGTTCATCACAGTCCAGTACAACGTAACACAAGTTCTTG ATGAGAAAAGTGATCCAGTGAACCTTTATCAGTACGGCCCTAAAGATGTGGCCACTGTGTTTTTCTACCTGCTTATCGCGGTCATCCTTCATGCCTTGATACAAGAATATATTCTCGAC AAAATGAACAGGAGGTTGCACCTGTCAAAAACCAAACACAGCAAGTTCAACGAGTCTGGTCAGCTCGCAGCGTTCTACCTGTTCTCCTTCATCTGGGGCTGCAGCATCCTGACGGCG GAGGACTTTGCAACAAATCCTACTTTCTTATGGGAGGGTTacccacacactcacatggT TTTTCAGGTCAAGTTCTTCTACATTTGCCAAATTGCCTATTGGCTCCATGCACTTCCTGAGCTGTACTTTCAAAAAGTACGAAAG GAGGACATCCCCCGCCAGCTCTATTACATTTGCCTTTATGTTGTCCACATCACCGGTGCCTACGTCTTAAA CCTCCACCGACTGGGCCTGGTGCTGTTGGTCCCTCACTACCTGGTGGAGCTTCTGTTCCACGCTTCACGCCTCTTCTACTTCAGTGATGAGAACAAGCAGAAAGG ttttaCTCTGTGGGCGCTACTTTTTGTTATCGCCCGCCTCCTCACCCTCACACTCTCAGTTCTGACGTTTGGCTTTGGGCTGCCCCGGACAGAAAACCAGGGCTTTTCTCTAGCAGAAGGCAACTTCAATGTGCTCACCATAAG GATGACTTGTCTGGCAGCTATCTGCCTGACACAGGCTTGGATGATGTGGAAATTCATTAACTTCCAGTTGAAAAAGTGGAGGGAGCACAGCCAGAACCAGGCCTCGAAGAAGAAGGCGGTCAGCCCAAAGAGCAAGCCTCACAAAAGGGAGCCTACAAGGG GAGGTGCTGCCAACGGGGTTGTGAAGTCCGAGGATAAAACATCACCACGGGCAAGAAAAGCCAAAGCTTTATAG